Proteins encoded by one window of Lathyrus oleraceus cultivar Zhongwan6 chromosome 1, CAAS_Psat_ZW6_1.0, whole genome shotgun sequence:
- the LOC127078882 gene encoding probable protein phosphatase 2C 35 yields MGCVHGKCCSRYPAPSIGGSRDYRELGPQRKHVLTQRSLHFVDVPSHNFTVEYSVFTQRGYYPDSPDKENQDCYCVKSQLQGNPNVHFFGVFDGHGEFGGQCSNFVKNRLVEKLSNDSALLEDPVKAYNSAFLDTNDELHKNEIDDCMSGTTAITVLVIGDMLYVANVGDSRAVLAVKDGNRIVAEDLSSDQTPFRRDEYERVKLCGARVLSVDQVEGHKDPDIQSWGDEESQGDDPPRLWVQNGMIPGAAFTRSVGDSLGETIGVIAVPEVLTVQLTPNHVFFVVASDGVFEFLSSQTVVDMAASYSDPRDACAAIAGESYKLWLEHEGRTDDITIIIVQIKGLSNSGTSEYGSGEINFSTVTKVKKGKGTSGVSATNGLDVHRAMRTGLPDSLSCQHVVSSRSQAIVVPSPTCQSPVEL; encoded by the exons ATGGGTTGTGTTCATGGAAAGTGTTGTAGTCGTTACCCTGCACCATCAATTGGTGGTTCTAGGGATTATAGAGAGCTTGGTCCGCAAAGGAAGCATGTTCTCACACAGAGATCACTTCATTTTGTTGATGTTCCTTCTCACAACTTCACTGTGGAGTATTCTGTTTTTACACAGAGAGGTTACTACCCTGACTCACCTGATAAAGAGAATCAAGATTGTTATTGTGTAAAGAGTCAATTGCAAGGTAACCCTAATGttcatttctttggtgtttttgATGGACATGGTGAATTTGGGGGACAGTGTTCTAATTTTGTTAAGAATAGGTTGGTAGAAAAACTGTCGAATGATTCTGCGTTGTTAGAGGATCCTGTTAAGGCTTATAATTCAGCTTTTTTGGATACTAATGATGAATTGCATAAGAATGAGATTGATGATTGTATGAGTGGTACTACCGCGATTACGGTTCTGGTTATAGGGGATATGCTTTATGTTGCGAATGTTGGTGATTCGAGGGCGGTGTTGGCTGTTAAAGATGGGAATAGAATTGTTGCTGAGGATTTGTCTTCTGATCAGACACCGTTTCGGAGAGATGAATATGAGAGAGTGAAGCTTTGCGGTGCTAGGGTCTTGAGTGTTGATCAGGTGGAAGGGCATAAGGATCCGGATATTCAAAGTTGGGGCGATGAAGAGAGTCAGGGCGACGATCCTCCGCGATTGTGGGTTCAGAATGGGATGATTCCGGGAGCTGCTTTTACAAGGAGTGTAGGGGATAGTTTGGGTGAGACTATCGGGGTTATTGCGGTTCCGGAGGTGTTAACGGTTCAGCTTACGCCGAATCATGTTTTCTTTGTTGTTGCAAGTGATGGTGTATTTGAGTTCCTATCAAGCCAAACTGTTGTTGATATG GCCGCAAGTTATTCAGATCCCCGTGATGCGTGTGCTGCCATTGCTGGAGAGTCTTATAAATTATGGTTGGAACATGAAGGTCGAACAGACGATATAACAATTATCATTGTTCAGATCAAAGGCCTGTCTAAC TCAGGTACATCTGAATACGGATCAGGAGAGATCAATTTCAGCACTGTAACAAAAGTCAAGAAGGGAAAGGGAACTTCTGGTGTATCTGCTACCAACGGTCTAGATGTTCACCGTGCCATGAGGACTGGTTTACCCGATTCACTGTCCTGTCAGCACGTGGTCTCGTCGAGAAGCCAAGCCATAGTGGTTCCCTCTCCCACATGTCAAAGTCCAGTTGAATTG TGA